The following coding sequences lie in one Zingiber officinale cultivar Zhangliang chromosome 2B, Zo_v1.1, whole genome shotgun sequence genomic window:
- the LOC122049487 gene encoding uncharacterized protein LOC122049487: protein MTAREELVEDHVHVHETVVPGPHGQHLAALSVDEDVVVRERLKKGEADAVAKASLSVPVDPPTTGSIAEPVAPRVKRKSGWWAYRKAVWDWLILE, encoded by the coding sequence aTGACGGCGAGAGAAGAATTGGTGGAGGATCATGTGCACGTGCATGAGACGGTGGTTCCGGGGCCTCATGGGCAGCATCTGGCGGCTCTCAGCGTCGATGAGGACGTCGTAGTCCGTGAGAGGTTGAAGAAGGGGGAGGCGGATGCAGTTGCTAAAGCTTCTCTCAGTGTGCCAGTGGACCCGCCGACTACGGGCTCCATTGCAGAACCAGTCGCACCGCGGGTTAAAAGAAAAAGTGGATGGTGGGCCTACCGGAAAGCTGTGTGGGATTGGTTGATTCTTGAATAA